The Flavobacterium praedii genome window below encodes:
- a CDS encoding DUF3570 domain-containing protein: protein MKIIKTLFLFFFLVSMISYGQEKDSTVVFKKRVLESTEVDFMASYYDQDGTHSAVSGGIGSEKLNDFATNITVAMPLNDDDVLTVDLGLSAYSSASSSNINPYDSASGNPTPWQASSGASESDQLVSATLNYAHNSDNRNFIWNADVSFSNEYDYTSVGFGGGVTKLFNEKNTEVSMKANVYLDQWRPIYPKELEYPLYGFTIYDQNGAVSNGYLPSKFAPITAVNRNSYSASFAFSQVLTKNFQFSIFFDVLQQQGLLSTPYHRTYFADKAHYYVGQPQYINDYTSSKNTGVYELADDIERLPDNRFKLPIGARFNYYINEHFIVRTYYRYYTDNWDLKAHTFNIEVPVKLTDKFTAYPMYRYYTQTQAKYFAPYQTHLSTEQYYTSDYDLSTFSANQYGFGVSYTDLFTKAHIFSFGMKNIDFRFNHYVRSDGLSANIGTIGFKFVFQ, encoded by the coding sequence ATGAAAATTATAAAAACATTATTTCTTTTTTTCTTCTTAGTAAGTATGATTTCTTATGGTCAAGAAAAAGATTCTACAGTTGTATTTAAAAAGAGAGTTTTAGAAAGTACCGAAGTTGATTTTATGGCCAGTTATTATGACCAGGACGGAACACATTCTGCCGTTTCAGGTGGAATTGGTTCTGAAAAACTGAATGATTTTGCGACTAATATAACTGTTGCAATGCCATTAAATGATGATGATGTTTTAACGGTAGATCTTGGATTATCTGCCTATTCATCAGCTTCATCAAGTAATATAAACCCATACGATTCTGCTTCAGGAAATCCAACACCATGGCAAGCGTCATCTGGTGCATCTGAAAGTGACCAATTGGTTTCAGCGACTCTTAATTATGCGCATAATAGCGACAACAGGAACTTCATTTGGAACGCAGATGTTTCTTTTTCCAATGAATATGATTATACTTCAGTGGGTTTTGGTGGTGGTGTTACCAAGCTGTTTAATGAAAAAAACACAGAAGTTAGCATGAAAGCCAATGTTTATCTTGACCAGTGGAGACCAATTTATCCAAAAGAACTAGAGTATCCACTTTATGGATTTACTATTTATGACCAAAACGGCGCGGTTTCAAATGGTTATTTGCCATCTAAATTTGCACCAATAACTGCTGTAAATAGAAACTCTTATTCTGCTTCGTTTGCTTTTTCTCAAGTTTTGACTAAAAATTTCCAATTCTCTATCTTTTTTGATGTATTGCAACAACAAGGTTTACTGTCTACTCCTTACCATAGAACGTATTTTGCAGATAAAGCCCATTATTATGTTGGTCAGCCTCAATATATAAATGACTATACAAGTTCAAAGAATACAGGAGTTTATGAACTAGCGGATGATATTGAACGACTTCCTGACAATCGTTTTAAATTGCCTATTGGTGCCCGTTTTAATTATTATATTAATGAACATTTTATTGTAAGAACCTACTACCGTTATTATACAGATAATTGGGATTTAAAAGCACATACCTTTAATATCGAAGTTCCTGTAAAGCTGACGGATAAATTCACGGCCTATCCAATGTATCGTTATTATACACAAACACAAGCCAAGTATTTTGCTCCTTACCAAACCCATTTGTCAACAGAGCAATATTATACTTCCGACTATGATTTGTCTACTTTTTCGGCTAATCAATACGGTTTTGGAGTATCTTACACTGATCTTTTTACAAAAGCCCATATATTTTCATTTGGAATGAAAAATATCGATTTTAGATTCAATCATTATGTAAGGAGTGATGGTTTGAGTGCAAATATTGGTACAATTGGTTTTAAATTTGTATTTCAATAA
- a CDS encoding response regulator transcription factor — MKILIVEDEIGIANFLKQGLEEEGYEVLVAHDGKSGLETAKSQKIDIILLDWILPQMLGIDVCKEIRKEDSKTPILFLTAKDTIQETIEGLKAGANDYIKKPFSFDELVERIKIHFRNDNHNNVLSLGNIKIIPSKHQVIANDKEVSLTQREYELLHYLIKNKGKVCTRNEIITDVWDIHFEYDTGVIDVFMNAIRKKLNLNKDEDLIKTIRGVGYIANDIN, encoded by the coding sequence ATGAAGATTCTAATTGTTGAAGACGAAATAGGGATTGCTAATTTTCTAAAGCAGGGTTTAGAAGAAGAAGGCTATGAAGTTTTGGTAGCACATGATGGTAAATCTGGACTCGAAACAGCAAAAAGCCAAAAAATAGATATTATTTTACTAGATTGGATTTTGCCACAAATGCTTGGAATCGATGTTTGTAAAGAAATTAGAAAAGAAGATTCGAAAACCCCCATTTTATTTTTAACAGCCAAAGATACTATTCAGGAAACTATTGAAGGTTTAAAGGCTGGAGCCAATGATTATATCAAAAAACCGTTTAGCTTTGACGAATTGGTGGAGCGAATTAAAATTCATTTTAGAAATGATAATCATAATAATGTACTTTCGCTAGGTAATATTAAAATAATTCCGTCCAAACATCAAGTAATAGCTAATGATAAAGAAGTTTCGCTAACACAAAGAGAATATGAGTTACTTCATTATTTGATAAAAAACAAAGGTAAAGTTTGTACAAGAAATGAAATTATAACCGATGTTTGGGATATTCATTTTGAATATGATACAGGAGTAATAGATGTTTTTATGAATGCTATTCGAAAAAAACTCAATTTGAACAAAGATGAAGATCTAATAAAAACTATTCGTGGTGTTGGGTATATTGCAAACGATATAAATTAA
- a CDS encoding sensor histidine kinase, producing the protein MFSFSYKNRIAFNYILSTALLISVVFFTIYAITLYSINKHINDDILEESDEYLKQIEIDSNNAYLIQVDEWRESDNNRVNVNPVFVQFLDNNNKLIDKSPNLKKMQLQLHKDDKDNLFVDSYLNKQPIRQIQIPLFDKDKKVGYLFVAMSLDEAILILSNLRNTLFIAFPLILLLLFFIARLIAGRSIKPVTLITETSRRITTDNLKGRIILPQNKDELYVLSKTINNLLDRIENAVEREKQFTSDASHELRTPLTVLKGTLEVLVRKTRSQSEYEDKINFSISEVNRLNNLVDQLLLLARFENHKQTLRIEKIYLNAIILDVLTLYSSKINDKKIEVFHDFTKDYFIKSDNYLVSTIISNVISNAIKYSNQNGKISINLKKNGSKTICSISDNGIGIASEDIDKILNPFYRSNPTFHPEIKGSGLGLSIVERITKLLDIEFKIESDLNRGTHVYFIF; encoded by the coding sequence ATGTTTTCATTTTCATACAAAAACAGAATTGCTTTTAATTATATTCTAAGTACTGCACTATTGATATCGGTAGTGTTTTTTACTATTTATGCCATTACTTTATATAGTATCAATAAACATATTAATGATGATATTTTAGAAGAATCTGATGAATATTTGAAACAGATTGAAATTGATAGCAATAATGCTTATCTGATTCAGGTTGACGAATGGAGAGAAAGTGACAACAATAGGGTGAATGTTAATCCTGTTTTTGTGCAATTTTTAGATAATAACAATAAATTAATAGATAAGTCTCCTAATCTAAAAAAAATGCAACTTCAATTGCATAAAGATGATAAGGACAATCTATTTGTAGATTCCTATTTGAACAAACAACCAATACGTCAAATTCAAATCCCTCTTTTTGATAAAGATAAAAAAGTAGGTTACCTTTTTGTTGCAATGTCCTTGGATGAAGCAATATTAATATTGTCTAATCTTAGAAATACACTTTTTATTGCTTTTCCTTTAATCTTACTGCTGTTGTTTTTTATAGCAAGATTGATAGCAGGAAGAAGTATAAAACCAGTAACGCTAATAACAGAAACTTCTCGAAGAATAACAACTGATAATCTTAAAGGTAGAATTATATTGCCTCAAAATAAAGATGAATTATATGTACTTTCGAAAACAATTAATAATTTATTAGATCGTATAGAAAATGCTGTCGAAAGAGAAAAACAATTTACTTCAGATGCTTCTCATGAGTTGAGGACTCCATTGACTGTTTTAAAAGGTACACTCGAAGTTTTAGTGCGAAAAACAAGGAGTCAATCCGAATATGAAGATAAAATTAACTTCAGTATTTCAGAAGTTAATAGGTTGAATAATCTAGTAGATCAATTGCTTTTGTTGGCTCGATTCGAAAATCATAAACAAACCTTGAGAATAGAAAAAATATATTTGAATGCCATAATTCTAGATGTACTTACTTTATACTCTAGTAAAATTAATGATAAAAAAATCGAGGTTTTCCATGATTTTACAAAAGATTATTTTATTAAATCCGATAATTATTTAGTTAGTACTATTATAAGTAATGTGATTTCTAATGCCATAAAATATTCCAATCAAAATGGTAAAATTTCGATTAATCTTAAAAAAAATGGTTCCAAAACCATTTGTTCTATATCAGATAATGGAATTGGAATTGCTTCAGAGGATATAGATAAAATTCTAAATCCGTTTTACAGATCAAATCCTACATTTCATCCGGAAATTAAAGGTTCGGGCTTGGGACTTTCTATTGTAGAACGTATTACAAAATTGCTTGACATTGAGTTTAAAATTGAAAGCGATTTAAATAGAGGCACTCACGTCTATTTTATATTTTAA
- a CDS encoding VIT1/CCC1 transporter family protein encodes MDLKKLKEQLQVEVDTAFLYESIAAIQEDENLTKVLQSLASIEKGHAIHMLNKVLTLDSKYKMPLPSSKAKFQLKLGKLFGYSSIISSLSNIEKQFAINTLKNKIEKGEKPTGFEHNHLNIIEAVNNNSALNVSGGLLSKFESRHKSVGGNALRAAVLGSNDGLVSNMSLVMGVAGAAVSNDTILLTGIAGLLAGAISMALGEWLSVQSSRELNQRQIELETEELEASPEEEKKELVLLYQAKGMNVLEAQKLADKAFENPQTAIDAIITEELGIDKEELGGSAWEAAIASFILFAIGAIIPLYPFMILDGKNAIFLSIGSSVIGLFGIGAAITLLTGKSIMFSGFRQVAFGLAAAAITYGIGTLIGVSLAG; translated from the coding sequence ATGGATTTAAAGAAACTCAAAGAGCAATTACAAGTTGAAGTCGATACTGCTTTCCTATATGAAAGTATTGCAGCCATTCAGGAAGATGAAAATTTAACCAAAGTATTGCAAAGTTTAGCTTCCATCGAAAAAGGGCATGCTATACATATGTTGAATAAAGTTTTGACACTAGACTCAAAATACAAAATGCCATTGCCGTCTTCCAAAGCAAAATTTCAATTAAAATTGGGTAAACTATTTGGATATAGTTCAATTATAAGCAGCTTATCAAATATTGAAAAGCAATTTGCAATCAATACTTTAAAAAATAAAATAGAGAAAGGGGAAAAACCAACTGGTTTTGAACACAATCACCTTAATATTATTGAAGCGGTAAACAATAATTCGGCTTTGAATGTTTCTGGAGGTTTGTTGTCCAAATTTGAAAGTAGGCATAAATCCGTTGGTGGAAATGCCTTGAGAGCAGCGGTTTTGGGTTCCAATGATGGATTGGTATCCAATATGAGTTTGGTGATGGGTGTAGCTGGTGCAGCAGTTTCAAATGATACGATTTTGTTAACCGGAATTGCAGGGTTACTCGCTGGTGCCATTTCAATGGCTTTGGGAGAATGGTTGTCTGTGCAAAGTTCAAGAGAATTGAACCAACGTCAGATAGAACTGGAAACCGAAGAACTCGAAGCTTCTCCCGAAGAAGAAAAAAAAGAACTAGTATTACTGTATCAAGCAAAGGGAATGAATGTTTTGGAAGCTCAAAAACTAGCCGATAAAGCATTCGAAAATCCTCAAACAGCCATAGATGCAATTATAACAGAGGAATTAGGAATTGACAAAGAAGAATTGGGCGGTTCTGCTTGGGAAGCAGCGATTGCATCTTTTATATTATTTGCTATTGGTGCTATTATTCCTCTTTATCCATTTATGATTTTGGATGGGAAAAATGCCATTTTTTTGAGTATTGGTAGTAGTGTTATCGGTCTTTTTGGAATAGGAGCAGCCATTACATTATTAACGGGTAAAAGCATTATGTTTTCAGGCTTTAGACAGGTGGCATTTGGACTGGCTGCTGCAGCAATCACCTATGGAATTGGAACCTTAATTGGAGTCTCTCTAGCTGGGTAG
- a CDS encoding cytochrome c3 family protein, with protein sequence MIVIIFTIKFPHELLSPGNLYQAHSDLENNCFACHKVFSGTPNEKCISCHKPSEIGLKKDKNGKFIKDNDKILFHKNIENQSCISCHSDHKGLKMIRSSIKFEHSLLPEIYRNKCVSCHSQPKNELHNRVSNSCVGCHSTIGWKSKIGFNHELIEKTSKDKCISCHKIPNDDFHSKITDNCTSCHGFNKWKPSTFNHNLSFQLDENHNTDCKVCHTTNNLKEYTCFGCHEHSVTSIREEHLEEGITNFTNCVKCHKNGSEEGGEYDEGKVRSYINKELKNKNEENDD encoded by the coding sequence TTGATTGTTATCATATTTACAATTAAGTTTCCTCATGAATTGTTGTCGCCTGGCAATTTATATCAAGCTCACTCAGATTTAGAAAATAATTGTTTTGCCTGTCATAAAGTGTTTTCGGGTACACCAAATGAAAAGTGTATTTCTTGCCATAAACCTTCGGAAATTGGTTTGAAAAAAGATAAAAATGGAAAGTTCATTAAGGATAATGATAAAATTTTGTTCCATAAAAATATTGAAAATCAATCTTGTATATCTTGTCATTCAGATCATAAAGGTTTAAAAATGATAAGATCTTCTATTAAATTTGAACATTCGTTGTTGCCTGAAATTTATAGAAATAAATGTGTAAGTTGTCATTCTCAACCCAAAAATGAACTTCATAATCGTGTTTCCAATTCTTGTGTAGGTTGTCATTCAACTATTGGTTGGAAATCTAAAATTGGGTTTAATCATGAATTGATTGAAAAAACATCAAAAGACAAATGTATTTCCTGTCATAAGATTCCAAATGATGATTTTCATAGTAAGATTACTGATAATTGTACTTCTTGCCATGGATTTAATAAATGGAAACCATCGACTTTTAACCATAACTTGTCATTTCAACTTGATGAAAATCACAATACAGATTGTAAAGTATGCCATACAACCAATAATTTAAAGGAATACACTTGTTTTGGATGTCATGAGCATTCTGTTACTTCTATTCGTGAGGAACATTTAGAAGAAGGAATAACTAATTTTACTAATTGTGTAAAATGCCATAAAAACGGTAGTGAAGAAGGGGGAGAATATGATGAAGGTAAAGTTAGGAGTTATATTAACAAGGAATTAAAGAATAAAAATGAAGAAAACGACGATTAA
- a CDS encoding chitobiase/beta-hexosaminidase C-terminal domain-containing protein: MNKRLLIRKALLMCLIMFSGLGANAQTFKDDIMMQAFSWDVHNQASVTAEGGLYNFLNARASSYAAAGITVLWMPPPSKSSGGVGYIPTELFNFSQTVYGTESQLTTLLTNLNSSSPKIHAMADVVVNHRGGTTNWTDFTNPTWDCKSITSTDEANSGVITGVRPCGTADTGDDFNGARDLDHRDIQVQNGVKEYLTRLKTLGFDSWRWDMVKGFSASYVGTYTTDSAPHGSVGEYWDGNVTNVKNWVDGTSKKSTAFDFPLYYNLSSALLGNYSKLAGTPGLSSQTGYGDLAVTFIDNHDTFVKTEWIADANVMKGYAYIMTHPGIPCVFFSHYYGGTYSKDGVTRTYVSHENDINALMAVRKANAINALSTVSIQTATTSEYLAIIDGKVAVRLGNTTTLPTGTGWIENASGTGYKVWSKVAINVAPTVAISPVGGSFVAGTTQSVTIAATDDKAGSVIYYTTDGTTPTVNSSVYSAPISVSTNTTIKAIAKDVAGLFSGVASQTYTFVATSTFSVYFKPPTSTPNWPSPKVHFWGATPAGSIIDANWSAPVAMTADGANPGWFKYTFSGVSTINLLFRDGNSTGTLGVTKTADVVNVSKEVWYEWDPTNTTTYLKQVSLSANDFKASSNKITLYPNPVIDSFKINGVVSNLFIYDLNGRIVKQLTKTIESNTAIDITELVKGIYFVTAKDENGSNFTLKIIKN; this comes from the coding sequence ATGAATAAAAGATTACTTATTAGAAAGGCACTTTTGATGTGCTTGATTATGTTTTCAGGTCTTGGAGCAAATGCTCAAACTTTCAAAGATGATATTATGATGCAAGCATTCAGTTGGGATGTTCATAATCAAGCATCAGTAACCGCTGAAGGTGGACTATATAATTTTCTAAATGCTAGAGCAAGTAGTTATGCTGCAGCAGGTATTACAGTTTTATGGATGCCGCCTCCAAGTAAATCTTCAGGAGGAGTGGGGTATATTCCAACAGAATTGTTTAATTTTTCACAAACTGTATATGGTACAGAAAGTCAATTAACAACTTTATTAACCAATTTAAATTCAAGTAGCCCTAAAATTCATGCAATGGCAGATGTTGTTGTGAATCATAGAGGGGGAACAACAAATTGGACAGACTTTACAAATCCAACATGGGATTGTAAATCAATAACAAGCACCGATGAAGCCAATTCAGGTGTGATTACTGGAGTTCGACCTTGCGGAACTGCTGATACAGGAGATGATTTTAATGGAGCAAGAGATTTAGATCACCGTGATATTCAAGTTCAAAATGGAGTAAAAGAATATTTAACTAGACTAAAAACTTTAGGTTTTGATAGTTGGAGATGGGATATGGTAAAAGGATTTTCAGCAAGTTATGTTGGAACTTACACTACTGATTCTGCACCACATGGTTCTGTAGGTGAGTATTGGGATGGAAATGTAACCAATGTGAAAAATTGGGTTGATGGAACCAGTAAAAAATCAACAGCTTTTGATTTTCCTTTGTATTATAACTTGAGTAGTGCACTTTTGGGGAATTATTCTAAACTTGCTGGAACTCCTGGTTTATCTAGTCAAACGGGATACGGAGACCTAGCAGTAACATTTATTGATAATCATGATACTTTCGTCAAAACAGAATGGATTGCTGATGCCAATGTAATGAAAGGATATGCTTATATTATGACGCATCCAGGTATTCCATGTGTGTTTTTTTCGCATTATTATGGAGGAACTTATAGCAAAGACGGTGTAACAAGAACGTACGTTTCTCATGAAAACGATATAAATGCTTTAATGGCGGTTAGAAAAGCAAATGCAATAAATGCTTTAAGTACTGTAAGTATTCAAACAGCAACAACATCAGAATATTTAGCAATAATTGATGGTAAAGTAGCAGTTAGACTAGGAAATACAACAACATTACCAACTGGTACAGGTTGGATTGAGAATGCTTCTGGAACTGGATATAAAGTTTGGTCAAAAGTTGCGATAAATGTAGCTCCAACAGTAGCCATTTCTCCGGTAGGAGGTTCGTTTGTAGCAGGAACAACTCAATCAGTTACAATTGCGGCTACTGATGATAAAGCAGGTTCTGTTATTTATTATACAACAGATGGAACAACTCCAACTGTAAATTCTTCAGTTTATTCAGCACCAATTAGTGTGTCAACAAATACTACTATTAAAGCTATTGCAAAAGATGTTGCTGGATTGTTCTCTGGAGTAGCTTCACAAACGTATACATTTGTTGCTACTTCTACTTTCTCAGTTTATTTTAAACCACCAACTTCTACACCAAATTGGCCATCGCCAAAAGTTCACTTTTGGGGAGCTACTCCAGCAGGAAGTATTATCGATGCAAATTGGAGTGCTCCAGTTGCAATGACAGCAGATGGAGCAAATCCTGGATGGTTTAAATATACTTTTTCTGGTGTTTCTACAATTAATTTGTTGTTTAGAGACGGAAATTCTACTGGAACATTGGGGGTAACAAAAACAGCAGATGTTGTTAATGTTTCTAAAGAAGTTTGGTACGAATGGGATCCTACAAATACAACGACTTATTTAAAACAAGTAAGTTTGTCAGCAAATGATTTTAAAGCTAGTTCTAATAAAATCACTTTATATCCAAATCCAGTAATAGATTCATTTAAAATAAATGGTGTAGTTTCAAATCTTTTCATTTATGATTTGAATGGCAGAATTGTAAAACAACTTACAAAGACAATAGAATCAAATACTGCTATTGATATTACTGAACTAGTAAAAGGGATCTATTTTGTTACTGCAAAAGATGAAAATGGTTCAAATTTTACATTGAAAATAATTAAAAATTAA
- a CDS encoding 2-isopropylmalate synthase → MNREKVQIFDTTLRDGEQVPGCKLDTNQKLVIANRLDEMGVDIIEAGFPVSSPGDFLSVSEICKIVKNATVCGLTRAVENDIDVAAAALKHAVKPRIHTGIGTSDSHIIHKLQTTREDVIARAKHAVAHAKKYVEDVEFYAEDAGRTENAFLAKVCEEVIKSGATVLNIPDTTGYCLPEEYGAKIKYLKENVKGIENVIISCHCHNDLGMATANSIAGAINGARQIECTINGIGERAGNTALEEVVMVFKQHPYLNLYTDINTKQLNEMSRLVSESMGMFVQPNKAIVGANAFAHSSGIHQDGVIKNRATYEIMDPLDVGVNESSIILTARSGRAALAYRAKKVGYELTKVQLDIVYVEFLKFADIKKEVLDTDIHQIIEASKINMN, encoded by the coding sequence ATGAATAGAGAGAAAGTCCAAATTTTTGACACCACATTAAGAGACGGAGAACAGGTCCCAGGATGTAAGTTAGACACCAATCAAAAACTAGTTATTGCCAATCGACTAGATGAGATGGGTGTAGATATTATTGAAGCTGGTTTCCCTGTTTCTAGTCCAGGTGATTTTTTATCTGTTTCAGAGATATGTAAAATTGTTAAAAATGCTACTGTTTGTGGTCTTACAAGAGCTGTAGAAAATGATATAGATGTTGCTGCAGCCGCTTTGAAACACGCTGTTAAACCTAGAATTCATACTGGAATTGGAACTTCTGATTCCCATATTATACACAAATTGCAGACTACGCGTGAAGATGTCATTGCAAGAGCCAAACATGCTGTTGCTCATGCAAAGAAATATGTAGAGGATGTTGAGTTTTATGCAGAAGATGCTGGAAGAACCGAAAATGCTTTTTTGGCCAAAGTTTGTGAAGAAGTTATTAAATCGGGGGCAACTGTTCTTAATATTCCTGACACCACGGGTTACTGCTTACCAGAAGAATATGGTGCTAAAATAAAATACCTTAAAGAGAACGTAAAAGGAATTGAAAATGTTATTATTTCATGTCATTGTCACAATGACTTAGGTATGGCTACTGCTAATTCTATTGCTGGAGCTATAAATGGCGCAAGACAAATTGAATGTACAATAAATGGAATTGGAGAAAGAGCCGGAAATACAGCACTTGAAGAAGTAGTTATGGTTTTTAAGCAACACCCTTATTTGAATTTATATACGGACATCAATACTAAACAATTGAACGAAATGAGTCGATTGGTATCTGAAAGTATGGGAATGTTCGTTCAGCCCAATAAAGCAATTGTTGGGGCTAATGCATTTGCGCATAGTTCTGGAATTCATCAAGATGGAGTAATTAAAAATAGAGCTACTTACGAAATCATGGATCCTTTGGATGTTGGGGTAAATGAATCATCTATAATCCTTACCGCTAGAAGTGGAAGAGCGGCTTTGGCATATAGAGCCAAAAAAGTAGGTTATGAACTTACTAAAGTACAATTGGATATTGTTTATGTTGAATTTTTAAAATTCGCAGATATCAAAAAAGAAGTTTTAGATACTGATATTCATCAAATTATTGAAGCCAGTAAAATTAATATGAACTAA
- the leuB gene encoding 3-isopropylmalate dehydrogenase, with protein sequence MNLKIAVLAGDGIGPEVILQAKKALYAISVAYDHEFIFEDALIGATAIEKTRNPLPEQTLNLCLNTDAVLFGAIGNPKYDNNPEAKIRPEQGLLKLRKELGLYANIRPIKPFKNLLDASPIKKEVIENVDFVIYRELTGGSYYGEKIINEEGTFASDVCEYSENEINRITHQAFKAAQTRRKKVTLVDKANVLETSRLWRKIVKKIALQYPDVTLECQYIDNVAMQIITDPKQYDVILTENLFGDILSDEACAIMGSIGLMASASIGENNALFEPIHGSYPQAKGKNIANPIASILSAALLLEHFGLDKEAKKVYEAVEKAIEYKVVTIDLNPGSRFGTNDVGDFISNVILSKDDLYFKNDNVQIGQSTIV encoded by the coding sequence ATGAACTTAAAAATAGCTGTACTTGCAGGGGATGGAATTGGACCGGAGGTTATCTTACAAGCAAAAAAAGCGTTGTATGCTATTAGTGTTGCTTATGATCATGAATTTATTTTTGAAGATGCTCTAATCGGTGCAACTGCAATTGAAAAAACAAGAAATCCATTACCCGAGCAAACTTTAAATCTTTGTTTGAATACTGATGCCGTATTGTTTGGTGCTATTGGAAATCCAAAATACGATAATAATCCAGAAGCTAAAATCCGTCCAGAACAAGGATTGTTAAAACTTAGAAAAGAATTAGGTCTTTATGCTAATATTCGCCCTATAAAACCTTTCAAAAATCTTTTGGATGCGTCTCCTATCAAAAAAGAGGTTATCGAAAATGTAGATTTTGTAATTTATAGAGAACTTACAGGCGGTTCTTATTATGGCGAAAAAATAATAAATGAAGAAGGGACTTTTGCTTCAGATGTATGTGAGTATTCTGAAAATGAAATAAATAGAATTACACATCAGGCATTTAAGGCAGCGCAAACGCGAAGAAAAAAAGTGACATTGGTGGATAAAGCCAATGTATTGGAGACTTCTAGATTGTGGAGAAAAATTGTTAAAAAAATTGCTCTTCAATACCCAGATGTAACATTAGAATGTCAATATATTGATAATGTTGCAATGCAAATAATCACGGACCCTAAACAGTATGATGTTATTTTGACTGAAAATTTATTTGGTGATATTTTGTCAGATGAAGCTTGTGCAATTATGGGATCTATCGGTTTAATGGCTTCGGCTTCTATTGGAGAAAATAATGCGCTTTTTGAACCTATCCATGGATCATATCCACAGGCGAAAGGTAAGAATATAGCCAATCCAATCGCTTCAATTTTATCGGCAGCTCTATTGTTAGAACATTTCGGTTTGGATAAAGAAGCAAAGAAAGTATATGAAGCTGTTGAGAAAGCAATAGAATATAAAGTAGTTACGATAGATTTGAACCCTGGTTCACGTTTTGGAACAAATGATGTAGGGGATTTTATTTCGAACGTCATATTAAGTAAAGATGATTTGTATTTTAAAAACGATAATGTTCAAATTGGACAATCAACTATTGTTTAG